The Roseococcus microcysteis genome contains a region encoding:
- a CDS encoding hydantoinase/oxoprolinase family protein: MAYRISVDTGGTFTDIVVLDDAGTLHIGKSLTTPDRIFEGMKGALSVVAADLGISLGTLLAEAAILIYGTTRATNAVVTKRTARTAFLTTRGFRDTLTLKEGGKHGPHDYSYDYPDPYIPRRLSFEITERISAEGEVVIPFDEAQARQVIETLKARRVEAVAVSLLWSIAEPAHELRLGALLDEMMPGVPYTLSHQLVPILREYRRASATAIDASLKPLMQKHLGEMASDLRGAGFTGDLLVSTSVGGCQAVEELIARPIHTLKSGPAMAPVAGRAACAVERLGGNAIVCDTGGTTFDVGLVRDGGLVYTRDAWLGQRWLGDIIGTSTVDVRSIGAGGGSIAWLDAGGLLRVGPQSAGSTPGPACYGRGGDQPTVSDAALFLGYIDPAYFNGGRLALDADAAARVITRLAGEIGRTPDQTAAAIMTIANELMIKAIGEITVNEGLNPRESVIVAGGGAAGFNIMPIAQELGCATVVLPRLASALSACGMQYSAIVFEATRSRFTDSTGFDIAGVNRALEEIEAELAAFRRGLQGADGAEASVELVVEARYRAQVWELDTRLPVNRITAADVAGLAEAFHQAHERVYAVRDEGSPVEFVNWKGRMSISLFAPPPPPDVVATPHKPEPATHRPCYFTETGRAPTPIYRGATLQPGAQIAGPAIIEEPTTTIVVYPGLSAELSAAGNYILHCA; this comes from the coding sequence ATGGCGTATCGGATTTCCGTGGATACCGGGGGAACTTTCACCGACATCGTCGTGCTTGATGATGCCGGGACGCTGCATATCGGCAAATCCCTCACCACGCCCGACCGGATCTTCGAAGGAATGAAGGGTGCGCTTTCGGTGGTTGCCGCTGATCTGGGCATCAGCCTGGGCACGCTGCTCGCGGAGGCGGCAATCCTGATCTACGGCACCACGCGCGCCACCAATGCCGTGGTGACGAAGCGCACGGCGCGTACCGCCTTCCTGACGACGCGCGGCTTCCGCGATACGCTGACCCTCAAGGAAGGCGGCAAGCACGGTCCGCACGACTACAGCTACGACTACCCCGATCCCTACATCCCGCGCCGCCTCTCCTTCGAGATCACGGAGCGCATCAGCGCCGAGGGCGAGGTCGTGATCCCCTTCGACGAAGCCCAGGCGCGCCAGGTGATCGAGACGCTGAAGGCGCGGCGCGTGGAGGCCGTTGCCGTCTCGCTGCTGTGGTCCATCGCCGAGCCCGCGCATGAGCTGCGACTGGGCGCGCTGCTGGACGAGATGATGCCGGGCGTGCCCTACACGCTGTCGCACCAGCTGGTGCCCATCCTGCGCGAATACCGGCGCGCTTCCGCCACCGCCATCGATGCCTCGTTGAAGCCGCTGATGCAGAAGCACCTGGGCGAGATGGCCTCCGATCTGCGCGGGGCGGGCTTCACGGGCGACCTGCTGGTCAGCACCTCCGTGGGCGGTTGCCAGGCGGTGGAGGAACTGATCGCGCGGCCCATCCACACGCTGAAATCGGGCCCGGCCATGGCGCCCGTGGCGGGACGCGCCGCCTGCGCGGTGGAGCGTCTGGGCGGCAACGCCATCGTCTGCGACACCGGCGGCACCACCTTCGACGTGGGCCTGGTGCGCGACGGCGGCCTTGTCTACACGCGCGACGCCTGGCTGGGGCAGCGCTGGCTGGGCGACATCATCGGCACTTCCACCGTGGACGTGCGGTCCATCGGCGCGGGCGGCGGTTCCATCGCCTGGCTTGATGCGGGCGGGCTGCTGCGGGTGGGGCCGCAATCAGCCGGCTCCACGCCCGGGCCGGCCTGCTATGGGCGCGGCGGCGACCAGCCCACCGTGTCCGACGCGGCGCTTTTCCTGGGCTACATCGACCCTGCCTACTTCAACGGCGGGCGGCTGGCGCTGGACGCGGACGCGGCGGCCCGCGTCATCACGCGGCTCGCGGGCGAAATCGGCCGCACACCGGACCAGACGGCGGCGGCCATCATGACCATCGCGAACGAGCTGATGATCAAGGCCATCGGCGAAATCACGGTGAACGAAGGCCTGAACCCGCGCGAGAGCGTGATCGTGGCGGGCGGCGGCGCCGCGGGCTTCAACATCATGCCCATCGCGCAGGAACTGGGGTGTGCGACGGTGGTGCTGCCGCGCCTGGCCTCGGCGCTGTCGGCCTGCGGAATGCAGTACAGCGCCATCGTGTTCGAGGCGACGCGCAGCCGCTTCACCGACAGCACGGGCTTCGACATTGCCGGCGTGAACCGCGCGCTGGAGGAGATCGAGGCCGAACTCGCCGCCTTCCGCCGCGGCCTGCAGGGCGCGGATGGCGCGGAAGCCAGCGTCGAGCTCGTGGTCGAGGCCCGCTACCGCGCGCAGGTCTGGGAACTGGACACGCGCCTGCCCGTCAACCGCATCACCGCGGCCGATGTCGCCGGCCTCGCCGAGGCCTTCCACCAGGCGCATGAGCGCGTCTACGCGGTGCGTGACGAAGGCAGCCCGGTGGAATTCGTGAACTGGAAGGGGCGCATGTCCATCAGCCTCTTCGCGCCGCCGCCGCCGCCCGACGTCGTGGCGACGCCGCACAAGCCCGAACCCGCCACCCACCGCCCCTGCTACTTCACCGAGACGGGGCGCGCCCCCACGCCCATCTACCGGGGTGCCACGCTGCAACCTGGGGCGCAGATCGCGGGGCCGGCCATCATCGAGGAACCGACCACCACCATCGTGGTCTATCCCGGCCTGTCGGCGGAACTCTCCGCCGCCGGCAACTACATCCTGCATTGCGCGTGA
- a CDS encoding hydantoinase B/oxoprolinase family protein, with protein sequence MMDPVLLSVMANRLDGIVREMTNTLLRAARSAVISSARDFSCCLVTGDDQLLAPAEGLPVHIFGCHIQTANMRRYHAGDIRRGDAYLDNDPYGGNTHPADHTFMVPIFFEGEHLFTSVAKCHMADIGNSIPSSYFVLARDVYHEGALVFPGVRIQRDFKNIEDIVRMCRARIRVPDQWYGDYLAGLGSARVAERRLEEFCAKYGVATVKNFMAEWFDYSERRMVENIRRMPRAKLVNKGRSDPLEGILPGGLELTVKIEIDPDAAMIHVDLSDNPPCVDVGLNTSLGAATSAVVGAIFNALDKDLPRNAGSFRRLTFKYAEESVVAAPKFPHSCSMGTTNVSERLVNVTQSAFAQLGDGHGLSEGGTGLGAGMAVISGKDHRRGDAPFVNRMMLSTNGGPASPVADGWVNYAIPVIAGLMYRDSVEVDELKHPIRVNSLEIVPDSSGAGRHRGAPAQQIELAATGNPVTAVISCDGQHAPPRGVVGGHDGTAGKTWLVGENGDAARLPNVVQVSLQKGQALRGRDSSGGGYGNPLDRGPDRVLHDVLEGWESREKARDVYGVVFTGEIEDETLAVDIAATEARRAELRA encoded by the coding sequence ATGATGGATCCCGTCCTGCTCTCCGTCATGGCCAATCGGCTCGACGGCATCGTGCGCGAAATGACGAACACCCTGCTGCGCGCCGCGCGTTCGGCCGTGATTTCCTCGGCGCGGGATTTCTCCTGCTGCCTGGTCACGGGCGATGACCAGCTGCTGGCGCCGGCCGAAGGCCTGCCCGTGCACATCTTCGGCTGCCACATCCAGACGGCCAACATGCGCCGCTATCATGCGGGCGACATCCGGCGTGGCGATGCCTATCTCGACAACGACCCTTACGGCGGCAACACCCACCCGGCCGACCACACCTTCATGGTGCCCATCTTCTTCGAGGGCGAGCACCTCTTCACCTCGGTGGCGAAGTGCCACATGGCGGATATCGGCAACTCCATTCCGTCGAGCTATTTCGTGCTGGCGCGTGATGTGTACCACGAGGGCGCGCTGGTCTTCCCGGGCGTGCGCATCCAGCGCGATTTCAAGAACATCGAGGACATCGTGCGGATGTGCCGGGCGCGCATCCGCGTGCCGGACCAATGGTATGGCGACTACCTGGCGGGCCTCGGTTCCGCGCGCGTGGCCGAGCGCCGGCTGGAGGAGTTCTGCGCGAAATACGGCGTGGCCACCGTGAAGAATTTCATGGCCGAGTGGTTTGACTACTCCGAGCGCCGCATGGTCGAGAACATCCGCCGCATGCCACGCGCGAAGCTGGTGAATAAAGGAAGGTCGGACCCGCTGGAGGGTATCCTTCCGGGCGGCCTGGAACTCACGGTCAAGATCGAAATCGACCCCGACGCGGCGATGATCCATGTGGACCTTTCCGACAACCCGCCCTGCGTGGATGTGGGGTTGAACACCTCGCTGGGTGCGGCGACCTCCGCCGTGGTCGGCGCCATCTTCAACGCGCTGGACAAGGATCTCCCCCGAAATGCCGGCAGCTTCCGGCGGCTGACGTTCAAATATGCGGAAGAGAGCGTGGTGGCCGCGCCGAAATTCCCGCACTCCTGTTCCATGGGCACCACCAACGTGTCCGAACGGCTGGTGAACGTCACCCAATCCGCCTTCGCGCAGCTTGGTGACGGGCATGGGCTGAGCGAGGGCGGCACCGGCCTCGGCGCCGGCATGGCGGTGATTTCCGGCAAGGATCATCGCCGCGGCGACGCGCCCTTCGTGAACCGGATGATGCTTTCCACCAATGGCGGCCCGGCCTCTCCGGTGGCCGATGGCTGGGTGAACTACGCCATCCCCGTCATCGCCGGCCTCATGTACCGCGACAGCGTGGAGGTGGATGAACTCAAGCACCCCATCCGCGTGAACAGCCTGGAGATCGTGCCGGACAGCTCCGGCGCGGGGCGGCATCGCGGCGCGCCGGCGCAGCAGATCGAGCTGGCGGCCACCGGCAATCCCGTCACCGCCGTCATTTCCTGCGACGGCCAGCACGCGCCGCCGCGCGGTGTGGTGGGCGGGCATGACGGCACCGCCGGCAAGACCTGGCTCGTGGGCGAGAATGGCGATGCCGCGCGCCTGCCCAATGTGGTCCAGGTCTCGCTGCAGAAGGGCCAGGCGCTGCGCGGCCGCGACAGCTCGGGCGGCGGCTATGGCAATCCGCTGGACCGCGGCCCGGACCGTGTGCTGCACGATGTGCTGGAGGGCTGGGAGAGCCGCGAGAAGGCGCGCGACGTCTATGGCGTGGTCTTCACCGGCGAGATCGAGGATGAGACGCTCGCCGTGGACATCGCCGCCACCGAGGCGCGCCGCGCGGAGCTGCGCGCATGA
- a CDS encoding YihY/virulence factor BrkB family protein, with amino-acid sequence MAGWERYEDERGARRGDWLLGGAALAAILALGAKSSLTSSPRQPIAPQRMAHQPAGSGGAARNPSDIPPRGWWQILKRTAQQANEDRLMMEAAAITFYTLLALFPALAALASLYALWTDPATIQGHLSALAGFVPEGGMQIIEEQVTRVTETAGGTLGFGAVVGLLISLWSSNQAAKAMFDALNIVYEEREKRSFVKFTAVTLAFTLCLILFAILTMMGVVAVPVVLGMVGMGSTAETLLRYGRWPLLLLMVGLVLACLYRWGPSRANAKWRWVSWGSAFASVAWLAGSAAFSWYVSNFGTFNETYGSLGAVMGFMTWIWLSALVILLGGELNAEMEHQTARDTTDAPDKPMGTRHAAMADHVAAS; translated from the coding sequence ATGGCGGGCTGGGAGCGATATGAGGATGAGCGTGGCGCGCGACGGGGCGACTGGCTCCTGGGCGGCGCCGCGCTGGCGGCGATTCTGGCGCTGGGCGCGAAGAGTTCCCTCACGTCATCCCCACGCCAGCCGATCGCGCCGCAGAGGATGGCCCACCAGCCCGCCGGCTCCGGCGGCGCGGCGCGGAACCCGTCCGACATCCCCCCGCGCGGCTGGTGGCAAATCCTGAAGCGCACCGCGCAGCAGGCCAATGAGGACCGGCTGATGATGGAGGCCGCCGCCATCACCTTCTACACCCTGCTGGCGCTGTTCCCGGCGCTGGCGGCCCTGGCCTCGCTCTACGCGCTGTGGACGGACCCCGCGACCATCCAGGGGCATCTCTCCGCGCTGGCCGGCTTCGTCCCCGAAGGCGGCATGCAGATCATCGAGGAACAGGTGACGCGCGTGACCGAGACCGCCGGCGGCACGCTGGGCTTCGGCGCGGTGGTAGGCCTGCTCATCTCGCTCTGGTCCTCCAACCAGGCGGCGAAGGCGATGTTCGACGCGCTGAACATCGTCTACGAGGAGCGCGAGAAGCGCAGCTTCGTCAAGTTCACGGCCGTGACGCTGGCCTTCACCCTCTGCCTTATCCTCTTCGCCATCCTAACCATGATGGGCGTGGTCGCGGTGCCGGTGGTGCTGGGCATGGTGGGGATGGGCAGCACGGCGGAGACCCTGCTGCGCTACGGGCGCTGGCCCTTGCTGCTGCTCATGGTCGGGCTGGTGCTGGCCTGCCTCTATCGCTGGGGGCCGAGCCGGGCGAACGCGAAATGGCGCTGGGTGAGCTGGGGCAGCGCCTTCGCCTCGGTGGCCTGGCTGGCCGGCTCGGCGGCCTTCTCCTGGTATGTCTCGAATTTCGGCACCTTCAACGAGACCTATGGCTCGCTCGGCGCCGTGATGGGCTTCATGACCTGGATCTGGCTCTCGGCCCTGGTCATCCTTCTGGGCGGCGAGCTGAACGCCGAGATGGAGCACCAGACGGCCCGCGACACGACGGACGCGCCCGACAAGCCGATGGGCACGCGGCATGCCGCGATGGCCGACCACGTGGCGGCGAGCTAG
- a CDS encoding isopenicillin N synthase family dioxygenase → MLLNVPVINVAPFHGGDPATKRAIAAEVGRAIHDIGFLVITGHGVDPGLIAKVQAASNAFFDLDAAEKNRVLRPAPDVTRGYIPLEAESVGRSQGVDVPGDLNESLMIGPVDVPDTAYFHGPAAGKHFHPNLWPENPPELRALYEEYFRAMGALAEDLMAMFALALDLEEDFFAAKINHHISRLRVRNYPAPKVPPKPGQLRAGAHADYGSLTILRAEDKPGGLQVLNRAGEWVDVPIAPDSYIINIGELMARWTNGQWKATLHRVVNPPAELVAGSRRLSLVFFHNPNYDAPVAALPGTVPEGEVPKFAPTTSGEHLRAQFVRTQV, encoded by the coding sequence ATGCTGCTGAACGTCCCCGTCATCAACGTCGCGCCCTTCCACGGCGGCGATCCCGCCACGAAGCGCGCCATCGCGGCCGAGGTGGGCCGCGCCATCCATGACATCGGCTTTCTCGTCATCACGGGCCATGGCGTGGATCCGGGGCTGATCGCGAAGGTGCAGGCCGCGTCCAACGCCTTCTTCGACCTGGACGCGGCGGAGAAGAACCGCGTTCTGCGCCCGGCACCGGACGTCACGCGCGGCTACATCCCGCTGGAGGCCGAGAGCGTGGGCCGCAGCCAGGGCGTGGACGTACCGGGCGACCTGAACGAGAGCCTGATGATCGGCCCGGTGGACGTGCCGGACACCGCGTATTTCCACGGCCCCGCCGCCGGGAAGCACTTCCACCCGAACCTCTGGCCTGAGAACCCGCCCGAACTGCGCGCCCTCTATGAGGAATACTTTCGGGCGATGGGCGCGCTGGCCGAGGACCTCATGGCCATGTTCGCGCTCGCGCTGGACCTGGAAGAGGATTTCTTCGCCGCCAAGATCAACCACCACATCAGCCGCCTGCGCGTGCGCAACTATCCCGCGCCGAAGGTGCCGCCAAAGCCCGGCCAGTTGCGAGCGGGCGCCCATGCCGACTATGGCTCCCTCACCATTCTGCGCGCCGAGGACAAGCCCGGCGGCCTGCAGGTGCTGAACCGCGCGGGAGAATGGGTGGACGTGCCCATTGCGCCCGACAGCTACATCATCAACATCGGCGAGTTGATGGCGCGCTGGACCAATGGCCAATGGAAGGCGACATTGCACCGCGTGGTGAACCCGCCGGCGGAACTCGTGGCGGGCAGCCGGCGCCTTTCGCTCGTCTTCTTCCACAACCCGAACTACGACGCGCCGGTGGCGGCCCTGCCCGGCACCGTGCCCGAGGGCGAGGTGCCGAAGTTCGCTCCCACCACCTCGGGCGAGCATCTGCGGGCGCAGTTCGTGCGCACGCAGGTGTGA
- a CDS encoding isochorismatase family protein, producing the protein MSEDVYAARGYGAKGVGFGEKPGLVVVDFQTGFTDPAFPMGGAPLVDRALDNTVRLMRAAKAAGAPIIACVIAFDGPKGAPHWKVPPVLDLLAGTTGTTLDPRIAAEGPDVVLTKTAPSIFFGTAAGAILTRERVDTVIVTGCITSGCVRASIIDAFSLGFRVQVPEDCVGDQDQAAHDQNIKDVGRRYADITTADAMIAKLEEWRTSNSR; encoded by the coding sequence ATGAGCGAAGACGTCTATGCGGCGCGCGGCTATGGCGCGAAGGGGGTGGGCTTCGGTGAGAAGCCCGGCCTGGTGGTCGTGGATTTCCAGACGGGCTTCACCGATCCGGCCTTCCCCATGGGCGGCGCGCCGCTGGTGGATCGCGCGCTGGACAACACCGTGCGGCTGATGCGTGCGGCCAAGGCGGCGGGCGCGCCCATCATCGCCTGCGTCATCGCCTTCGACGGGCCTAAGGGGGCTCCGCACTGGAAGGTGCCGCCCGTGCTGGATCTGCTGGCCGGCACCACGGGCACCACGCTGGACCCGCGCATCGCCGCCGAGGGGCCGGACGTGGTGCTGACCAAGACGGCGCCATCGATCTTCTTCGGCACGGCCGCCGGCGCCATCCTGACGCGGGAGCGGGTGGATACGGTCATCGTCACCGGCTGCATCACTTCCGGCTGCGTGCGTGCCAGCATCATCGATGCCTTCTCGCTGGGCTTCCGCGTGCAGGTGCCAGAGGATTGCGTGGGCGACCAGGACCAGGCCGCCCATGACCAGAACATCAAGGATGTCGGCCGCCGCTATGCCGACATCACCACCGCCGATGCGATGATCGCGAAGCTGGAGGAATGGCGCACCAGCAACAGTCGCTGA
- a CDS encoding amidase, with the protein MNKLVQDPGRVRDLGAAMARGELTSEALVQRCLDRIAAVDGEVQAWLHVLAEGALAQARALDREATRRGPLHGIPIAVKDVIDVRGLPTRANSLSRADAPPATADATVVAHLRAAGAVVLGKVHTTEYAYFAPVPPTRNPWDPARTPGGSSAGSGAAVASGMVPLALGTQTAGSVNRPAAYTGTGAFKPSTLSIGGVGVVPLAPSFDTMGAFGQTAQDAAFLAAGFAADHLGLPGAQPTRPRVVVLRDDMLARMTALGTAARVDAFAATLKSAGLEVVEARTPVPLEALLLAHRQVLLAEAGRTHARLPMDRISPRLAADIATGLAMSDSEYHAALRDLARMRRAFWADFGDNDALLMPAAPDVAPADGTTGDPSFVIPTTALGGPVASLRAGLDAGMPVGALLFAAPGQDARLAGFLFSDLATELDL; encoded by the coding sequence ATGAACAAGCTGGTTCAGGACCCCGGCCGGGTGCGCGACCTCGGCGCCGCCATGGCGCGCGGCGAACTGACCTCCGAAGCGCTGGTGCAACGCTGCCTCGACCGCATCGCCGCCGTGGATGGGGAGGTGCAGGCCTGGCTGCATGTGCTGGCCGAGGGCGCGCTGGCCCAGGCCCGCGCGCTCGACCGCGAAGCCACGAGGCGCGGCCCCCTGCACGGCATTCCCATCGCGGTGAAGGATGTGATCGACGTGCGGGGCCTGCCCACCCGCGCCAACAGCCTCTCCCGCGCCGATGCGCCGCCCGCCACGGCGGATGCCACCGTGGTGGCCCATCTCCGGGCGGCGGGCGCCGTGGTGCTGGGCAAGGTGCACACCACCGAATACGCCTATTTCGCCCCTGTCCCGCCCACCCGGAATCCTTGGGATCCGGCGCGCACGCCGGGCGGCTCCTCGGCCGGATCGGGCGCCGCGGTGGCATCCGGCATGGTGCCGCTGGCGCTGGGCACGCAGACGGCGGGCAGCGTGAACCGGCCCGCCGCCTATACCGGCACGGGGGCGTTCAAGCCCTCCACGCTGTCCATCGGCGGCGTGGGGGTGGTGCCCCTGGCGCCGAGCTTCGACACCATGGGCGCCTTCGGTCAGACGGCACAGGACGCGGCCTTCCTTGCGGCTGGCTTCGCCGCGGATCACCTCGGCCTGCCGGGCGCGCAGCCCACCCGCCCGCGCGTGGTGGTGCTGCGCGACGACATGCTGGCCCGCATGACGGCCCTGGGCACGGCGGCCCGCGTGGACGCGTTTGCCGCCACGCTGAAATCAGCGGGGCTGGAGGTGGTGGAGGCCCGGACGCCTGTCCCGCTCGAGGCCCTGCTCCTCGCCCACCGCCAGGTCCTGCTGGCCGAGGCCGGACGCACCCATGCGCGCCTGCCGATGGACCGCATTTCGCCGCGTCTCGCCGCGGACATCGCCACCGGCCTGGCGATGAGCGATTCCGAGTACCACGCCGCCCTTCGTGACCTGGCGCGGATGCGGCGCGCCTTCTGGGCCGACTTCGGCGACAATGACGCGCTGCTGATGCCCGCCGCGCCGGATGTCGCGCCCGCCGATGGCACCACCGGCGACCCTTCCTTCGTCATCCCCACCACGGCGCTTGGCGGGCCCGTCGCGAGCCTGCGCGCGGGGCTCGATGCCGGCATGCCGGTTGGAGCGCTGCTCTTCGCAGCCCCGGGCCAGGATGCGCGGCTCGCCGGCTTCCTGTTCTCCGACCTCGCCACCGAACTGGACCTGTAG